The DNA sequence GCGGAGGCTTACGTAAAAAGCATATCAACACATCGCATGAGTACATCATCTTATATGCCAAGGATAAAACTAAGGTTAAGTCCATGACAGCCCCGATACCGAAAAAGGCAAAGAAAATGTATAAATACAGGGATGCTGACGGAAGATTTTTTAGATACCAGCAATTTGCATGGAAAAATAAAACGGATGCAAAAAGGCAAAAATATCCTATAAAAACGCCTGACGGGAATTTTATCATTCCTAAGGCAGGCTACATTTACCGCTTTGTCGAAAAAAGTTTTTTTAATCTTTTAGAAAAAAATCTAATAGAATTTAAAAAATCGGACAAATCCGTTTTTACCGATATAAATGGGCGGCCTACAAAATGGACTATCTATGTAAAAACCTACCTTGAAAAAAAGGAAGAAACGGTTCCGAAATCGCTCCTTCCTGCAGAATATGTTAAAACAAATATACAAAGTGTATATGAACAAAAAGTCTTATTCGGAGCAAAGATTTTTGATTATGCAAAACCGGTTTCTCTTTTAAAATATCTTTTTAAGCTGGTTCCGAATTCGGAGGATGCGATTGTTTTAGATTTTTTTTCGGGTTCGGCATCAACGGCCCATGCCGTGATGGACCTAAACGCAGAGCTTAACGAAAACCGAAAATTTATTTTGGTACAAAGGGGCGAGCCTTGCCCCGAGGATTCCCCTGCCCTCAAGGCCGGCTTTAAAACAATAGCCGAGCTGGGCAGGGAAAGAATTATAAGAGCCTCCGCCTTAATCCAAAAAAGATTTACTCAAAAAACTTTCGGGTTTAAGTATTTGGAATTAAGCGGAGAGCAAGACCTTATTTTTTAAGATACTTTTCAAACCAGTTAAATATCTCGGTTAAGCGGCGGATTCGGTGCTTGGGCTTTCCCGTTCGGGATAGGTCATGATTTTCACCATGGAACAAAACAAGCTTTGCTTCGCAGCCGTGATATTTTAGAGCCGTAAACATTTGGAAGGCACAGGCCTCAAAGCAGCGGTAGTCCTCATCCGATTGAATAAAAAGGGTCGGAGTTTTGCACTTATCGGCATACTTGAGCGGGCTATGATCCCACATTTTTTCTACACCCTTCCAAGGAGTAACTCCTCCGTTTTGGTCGGAATTAAAATAATAACCTATATCGGTAATTCCGAATTTGGAAATCCAGTTTGAAATTGAACGCTGAGAACAGGCTGCAGCAAATCGGTTCGTGTGGCCGATTATCCAGTTGGTCATAAAGCCGCCGTAAGAGCCGCCCATAACGCCTACCCTTTCCTTGTCGATATCCTTATACTTTTTTAGAACCTCATCCGTAAGCTTCATTAAATCGGAGTAGTCGATTGTTCCGTACTTGCCCCGAATATCGGCAAAGGCTCGGCCCATTCCGTCGGCACCGCGGGGATTCGTATAAAACACAAAGTAACCGGACTGGGCTAAAAACTGCATCTCGTGGTAAAAGATTGAACCGTAAGCGGTCTTAGGCCCGCCGTGAATTGTCAAGATTCCGGGATATTTTTTTCCGGTCTTGTAGTTTAAGGGCTTTAAAACAAAGCCGTGGAGTTTAACCCCGTCATTTGTAAACTCGAATTCTTCCGGCACAATCTTTTGTAATTTTGCAGCATAAGTATTATGCTTTGTTAGGCAGGTTTCTTTTTTATCTTCAAAAAGATAAACCTCTTGTAATTCCTGTTTTCTAAAACCGATAAAAAGAATTTTTTCTTCATGAACGGCAAAGCAGTCTACAGAACCTTTTTCGGTAATAAGCTGTTTTAATTCTCCTTTTTCGTCAATGACATTTAAAAAGGAAGAATCATCCTCGGTTGTAATAAAATAATATTTTCCGTCCTTGACATGGGAGTTAGCACCGCCTCCGTACCTTGAATCGGAACCCACGGAATTCCACAAGCTCTTGTCGTAATCCTTGGGCGAAATCATCTTCGCTCCTGTTCCGGTTTTGGGAATAAGATAAATATCGGCATCTTGGTTTACGCCGTATTTTTTCCCGTCGGCACCCGTATAAAGAATTTTATCTTTGAAAAATTTGGCATCGGCGTACATAAAATCTTGACCGCCATTTAAGAGCTTTGCCTTTTTTGTTTTTAAGGGCATGAGCATCAGCTCATTATAGATGGGCATCTTATCGGTATAAGTTGATTTTGTAAATAAAATCTCTTGGGTCTTTTTATCAAAATCAAAACCGTCAACCTGAGTAAACTCATCGGTTAGAGCCGTACCCTTCATGTTTGAAAGATTATAAACAAAGAGACGGTTTCTCTTGCGCGAGGTAAAGCCGCCCCCGTTGCTCCAAAACGGAATCTCTTCAAAAGTTTCATAATCGGCCTCATCTTTTTTTGCTTCTTCTGCCTTTTCTTTAGGCAGCTTTTTAAACGGGTCATCCTTCCATGAGTGTAAAACAACAGCCGTCTTCTTATCGGCAAATTCCATTTTTAAAACGGGATGGGGGAAGGTGTAAGCAAGCAAGGCTTCACCGCCCGAAACGGGAATAGAATAAACAAAGGTTTTCTCTTTTTCTTCCTTTTCTTTTTTTGTTCTTCTTGCAGAAAAAAGAAGGCGGTCGCCGTCAAAGCCGTAAAAAGAATTTACATCCTCGCCCGTAAGCTGCTTTGTCTTTTTTGTTTCCATGTCCAAAAGAAAAAGAGCCTTGTTATAATCGTTTTCGGTTAGATCGGCATGGGCACAAATATAGGCCGCATATCTTCCGTCTTCCGAAAATTTAAGGTTACTTAAAAATTCGTAATTTTTAAAATCATCCAACTTTATTGTCTTCATAAAAGTTCTCCTTTAAGAATTTTTGTTAAATAAGTATAACACTATCGGACAGTTTAAACAAGGGGAATGGTTGATAATACTATTTATATTTCTGTGTTTGCAAATAAACTGCCTAAAAATAATTCTGCAAGTTCTTCACCTTCAATAAGAACAATATCTTCAAGTTGTGCTAATTTTTTTGCGTCCTCATTAAATGAGCCGAGTGTAATTGCACAGCCCTGAACATCATCACTACAATCATCTTCTTTCATTATTGAAACAAGCTGTTCAACAGCCCGTGTATTCGAATCTCCGGTCTGTTTTTTTACTTGAACATATAGTTTTGATATTCCGCTTTCAAAGGGTGAAGAAGTTTTTGAAGAACTTTCAAAAATTAAATCTGCATCTCCTCCATTTGCATAATGATGATTTCTTAAATACTTATATCCATAAGATTCGATTACATATTTGCAAATATTTTCAAAGTTTATATTACTGCTTGAAGGACTTATGTTATTTAACTTTTTACAAAGGACTTGTATTATGCTTAATTTTAGTTCTTCATTGTATTTATCCAAATCGCTTATAGGTAAAGACAAATCAGGCGTGCCTCTCAACTTAAGAAGCAGTTTTGCAAAAACTTTTTCGTATCTAAAAAGAGGATAAATAGGCAACTGCATATTTTTTAACTTGGCATACCATTCATGCACTTCAATATTATGAATATCAAGGTTTCCATCCAAACCATAAATCTCTTTTAATTTAATAGTATGGTTTAAGTGAGTGTTATCATTTTCGATATAACTGTAACAGGCAGGGAAATCTCCATCGACAACACCTACAATAAATCTTCCGTTTTCAGGAAGATGAGGTACCACTAAAACGTCATCATCTTTTAAATACTCTATTCTACGGATATTGTTTATTTTTCGACTTTTAATATTCGGATAAGCCTTCCTAAATCTTTCTTTTATGTTTTCGCTATTCGTCAGGTCGATATTAACCTTGTTACCTCCCCAACCCATAGAAACTTTCGATTCTTCCCTGAGCCTTTTTATAAGTTCACCCATGTGCCTTCTGTCAATCCTAAAATTGTAGTAATTCATCTTTTAATCTCCTTTCTGCGGGTTTCGTAATTTTTCCGCAATAATAAAATTTTATATTTATCCACCATAAAAACTTTTTATAAGGATTATCAAATCCTGAAATAAGCCGAATAGGGGAAGTAAATAACTAGTATGAGTATACTTGTATCCTATTCTCAGGATAGCCTGAATTTATTACAAGCTGTTTTATACGCTCAAAATTAGAACCGTATTTTATACCAACTTTTTTACACCAAGAGTCCTCATCATGGCCGAAAGCTCTATTACCTATTTCGTTTATAATTTCTTACAGTTTTTCTATTTCTTCAATAGGAAGGCCGGTTATCTTCCTAATTAAAGATATATCCAGTTTTTCCATTTTCATATTTTTTGCTGTTTCCCGCTTGGTTTTATCTGTAATATCCATTTCAAAAGTAGACATCAATCTGTATTCCTGTCTTGCTTGTTCGTTTTGTTTTACTGTTTGTATCATTTTTTCTATCCCCCTTGTAAATTCATTTTTTGCTTTACCTGTTTTAAGATACTCCAAAAATTCTTTTAAATCTTTATTTTCAGTATTTGTAAAAGCCTCTGCATTTATTATAATCTTCTTTGTACCATCTTGTAAAGGGGTATTTTTATCCTCTATACAAATATTTTCAAAGGTGTAAATTGGTCTATTTTTGCCTATAACATCAAATAAACAGATAAAAATTATAAAGCTGTCATTTAAATTATTATAGGAATTACCTTTGTCTAAAAAAGAAATATCTATGGCAGCTTGGTAAAATCGCATACGTTTTGGGATATTGCGTTCATTGCTTACCTGCATTTCTACATCATAAAATTTACTATTCTCTGTTTGTACCAAAACATCAAATCTTATAGACTTTGCCTGTTCATAGGTATTAATAGCATGCTGTATAGAAATATATGTAATTTTACCTATCGTATCGGGTAGAATCATTTCGATAAGTTTTTTACATAAACCTTCGTTTTGCATAACTTTACAAAACATAAAATCATCTGTAAATGTTAAATCTTCAAATCTTTTCAATCTTTTTTCTCCCTTTATTTTGCAATTAAAACAACAACCGTACGGGCAAGCACTACATATATTTGCTGATTCATAATCTGCTCGGTATGTTCTTCATCTAAAAAATCTTTTCCGTCAGTGTACGAGGTGTCTATAAGACGATGCCATGTCTTCCCGCCTGAAGAAGGAGGGGGAAGCCTCACGGTTATATCGTTATTGTAGCTATTTGCCATAAAATAAAAATCACTATCGTCCTCATCGCTTTCCAAATTAATTTTATTGCCGTCTATTAAAAAGGCTAAGAAATTTGACGGTGCGTTCCAATTAGGTTTTTGTGCCTGATAATCAAACCAAGTTATATCGCTTGGAGTACCGTTAGTCTTCGAGACTCCGGTAAAAAAATGTTTTCTTAAAAAAGAAAAATGAGTCTTTCTTAAATTGATAAGCTTTTTGGTAAATTCGAGCAAGTCTTTATTTTCATTTAAAAGCTCCCAATCAAACCACGACATCTCATTATCCTGACAATAAGCATTATTGTTTCCGTTTTGTGTACGGAATACCTCATCTCCCATATTAATCATAGGCGTGCCGGCTGAAAGAATAAGCGTTGTCAAAATATTTTTTGCAGACCTCATACGCATTCTTTCAATTTCGATAGATGCGGCTCCTTCTATTCCATGATTATAGCTTAAATTTTCATTCGAGCCGTCACGGTTATTTTCCCCGTTTTCTTCGTTATGTTTTTCGGAATAGCTTAGCAAATCGCAAAGGGTAAAGCCGTCATGACAGCAAACAAAATTTATTGACTGATAAGGCCTTCTGCCTTTTTGAGAATATAAATCCGCAGAACCGGTTACTCTGGTTGCCAAGTGTCTTATATCAGGATTGGGCTGCAACCAAAACTCTCTGACAGAGTTACGGAATAAATCGTTCCATTCCGCCCAACGCCCGGGAAATTTTCCTACCATGTACGCACCGCCAGCATCCCAAGCTTCAGCTATAATCTTTGTAGAACGAAGCACGGAGTCATCTGCGACGGCCTGTATCATAAAAGAATTTAAATCTATACTTCCGGTTTTATCGCGTGCCAGAACGGGAGCCAAATCAAAACGGAATCCGTCTACATGCATTTCCGTTACCCAATACCGCAGACAATCCAATATAAATTTTATAACAGGTATTTCCGAAGTTTTTAGGCTGTTCCCGCAGCCCGAAAAATTTTTATAATAAATCTTATTATCTTCAAGATGATAGTAAATGGAATTATCAAATCCTTTAAAAGAAAAAATATGGCCGTTTTCGTTTCCTTCTGCAGTATGGTTAAACACCACATCCAAGATTATTTCGATACCTGCTTTATGAAATTCCCTGACCATAAATTTAAACTCGTTTACGGCATTGCCGGGATCTTCGGCATAGAGGGCCTTAGGTGCAAAAAAAGCAATTGTACTGTATCCCCAATAATTTTTTAGCCGAATGCCCGTTTTGGGATTTATATTCATATTTTCGTTTTCATCAAAATCAAAAACAGGCAGGAGCTCAAGAGAAGTAATTCCCAAATCCTTTAAATACGGAATCAGCTCCACAAGCCCTGAATATTTACCTCGTTTTGTAGGACTTATTTTATCGTTTAAAAAAGAAAAACCCTTTACATGAGCTTCATATATCACACATCTTTGGAGCGGAATATTTAAGGGTTTATCTCCCTGCCAATCGAATTCCTTATCATCGATAACTACACATTTTGGGAATCCCTTTGCCGTTCTTTTATGTTGATTTTTACCGTCGGAAATTTTACTGTTTATTTGATTTAAAGTTTGTTCCGAATTAAATACGGAATGAGAACTTATAAGCCTTGCATAAGGGTCAAGCAAGTAATTATTTTCATCGAATAAAAAGCCCGCTGAAGGCAAAAACTCTCCGTCAGCCGTATACAAATAAAACGCCCAACTTTTTAAACCGGAAACAAACACATGCCAAACATCACCCGTTTTATTTATTTGAGGATCCAGTTTATATGAGATTATCGGCTCGGAATCCTCTACATTTTCAAATAAATGGAGAACTATTTCCTTTGCGTTTCGTGAAAAGATGCTGAAATTCACTCCACCGCGGCTTAATTTTGCGCCTAAGGGAGAAGCTTTTCCTTGAAAAAAAGATAAATCGTTCATATTCATCATTAAAGTATAGTATGTATTTCAAATTTATGCTATAATGCAAATAACATTTTAAAGGAAATAATGATGAAAAAGGTCCCTATAATAAGCACAATACAGACTACCGTGAACAGCTTAAAAGCAGCCGCAAAAAAACAAAACATAGAAAATGTCGATATTGCAGTTTTTGATAGATATGAAAACATTGTTTCATTTTTTAAATATGAAATGCCTGAAATCAAGATCATCGATTTCGGAGATCCTAATATTGATGCAGAAGCTTGTGTTAGGGTTATAAAGGATGATCCGTGGCTTTTATTCGGAGGGATTATAGCCATTACCAACGACCGCCAAGAAAAAGCAAAACTTGAACAAATAAAGGAACCTAACTTTTTATTTGTATGTACAAGAAAAGATTTTGAAAAAAATACCGAACAGATTATAAAGATTTTAAACCAACATCAGCATTTTCTTTTTAATAGAGGAATGCATCAGAGACCTGATGAAAAAGAAACAGGTCATTTTGTAAGCGATACCGACCCCTTTGAAATAGTTTTTTATGCAAACCTTATAGGAACCTATCTTTACAATACCGACAGAGTCAATGAAGAAGAAAGGTCTTCTTTACAAACTGCAATGATGGAATTTTTACTTAATGCAGTAGAACACGGAAACTGTAATATCTCTTATGAGGAAAAAAATAAATGGCTGCGAAGCGGAAAAAATATGCTCGATTTAATTGCCGAAAAACAAAAACAGCCTGAAATAAAAAAGAAGAAGGTGTATATCACATATTCGGTACTGCCTGAAAAAACAAAGATAACCATCAAAGATGAAGGAAACGGTTTTGACTGGAGAAGCCATCTTGAAGCCGACTTTGAAGCAGGCCTCCACGGAATGGGCATTAAACTTTCTCAAACCCTTGTAAAAAATCTACGCTATAATAATATTGGGAATGAGGTTTCATTTGAGGTAAATAACCAAAGAAATATAGCAAACTTGACACCGGCTATTTTAAAATCCCAGCAATTACTAACCTTCAAACACATGCAGATTGTCTGCCGCGAAAATGAAGATTCGAGCGATCTTTTCTATATAAGTTCGGGACGCTACGCCGTCTATGTAAACAATAAATTGATGTCGGTTTTAACACCGGCTGATATTTTTATAGGAGAAATGGCCTTTTTAATGAATGACAGAAGATCTGCGACTGTCGTATCTATCGGAGAAGGCTCTCTTGTAAAGATTCCTAAGATGAAGTTTATGCAGTTGATTGAGGAGTATCCCCATTACGGTATTTTCTTATCCCGGCTGTTAGCAAACCGGCTGGCCCGTCAATCAAAGATTACGGCAAAACTAAAAGAAGAACAAGAAAACAGCAAGTAGGGAATCCCAATAAACCCATCTAATTTAATCAGCGGAATTCTATCAAAGTTTCTTTTAGAGTTTTAACAAAGATTTCAAGCTCACTCTTTTGCGTTAAAGGCCCTATTGAAACCCGCACTGAATTTTGTTGCACTTTAGCATCAATTTTCATAGCCTCTAAAACGGGGCGGGTTTGTTTTTTTGATGAACATGCAGAACCTGTAGAAATACAGATACCCTTTTCCGACAAGCAGCGAACAAGGACTTCTCCGGTTAATTCTTTAACCGCAAACTGTAAAATCCAAGGCGAAAATTTATCCTTTAGCTGAGGACGAGCTTCGGGGATAAAAATTAAACCCTCAATACCTGAAAGTTCTTCAATTAAAAAATCCATTAATTCTTTTGCATGACAAACATAACCATCTAAATTTTCATAATATTTTTTAAGACAGCCGGACAGGGCTAAAACACCTGCAAGGTTTTCGGTTCCTGGCCTTATGCCATTTTCTTGCCCGCCCCCGCGGATAAAGGCCTCCATATTTTTAGCAAGATACAAAAAACCGATTCCTCTGGGTGCTCCTATTTTATGTCCGCTAAAAGAAGCCGAATGAATGGATAGTTTTGAAAGTTCAAAAGGAATCTTTCCTATAGCTTGAACTGCATCAGTATGAAAATGGATTCTTCGTTTTCCCTTAGAATATTCTTCAAGAGCCTTTCCTATTTCGGCGATGGGCTGGATTGCTCCGGTTTCATTGTTTACCGCCATTACCGAAACAAAGGCCGTATCGGGCTCTATGGTTTTTAAAACCGCATCGGCACTTATAAAGCTGTTTTTGTCTGAAGGGATTTGTAAAACCTTATAACCCCGTACCTTCATAACGGCAGCCTGTTCCCTGACTGCGGAATGTTCTATACCGCTGACCGCAATCGAACAGGGAGACGGCAGGGATAATAGAGAGAGCATAGGAATATAATCTCCCTCGGTTCCTCCCGATGTAAAAATAATATGCTCAGGAGCCGTATTCAAAAGTTCTGCAATTTCCGAACGAGTATCTTCCAAAACTTTTCGAGCATCCTTACCTAAAAAATGCTTTGAAGAAGGATTTGCAAAATATTTAAACGATTTTTTTAAAGTCTCCGTAATTATCTCTTCTTGAGGAAGGGCTGTTGCCGCCCAATCCAAATAAATCATAGAACCTCCCTGATGTCTTTTTCAGAGGCTTCATAAATAAAAGTCTCGCAAATATTTTTTTGTA is a window from the Treponema denticola genome containing:
- a CDS encoding site-specific DNA-methyltransferase; this encodes MGVFTWEEKDKALSELNLLLKNQNKFSFTENKVKSFNSEDTKNLYIESDNLYALLFLQKDYKDKIKIIYIDPPYNTGKKFTYADNFQSKTEWMNYLYVRLSLAKNLLTDDGLIFISIDDKACPYLRIILDEIFGTENFISTLVWNNSTGGGLRKKHINTSHEYIILYAKDKTKVKSMTAPIPKKAKKMYKYRDADGRFFRYQQFAWKNKTDAKRQKYPIKTPDGNFIIPKAGYIYRFVEKSFFNLLEKNLIEFKKSDKSVFTDINGRPTKWTIYVKTYLEKKEETVPKSLLPAEYVKTNIQSVYEQKVLFGAKIFDYAKPVSLLKYLFKLVPNSEDAIVLDFFSGSASTAHAVMDLNAELNENRKFILVQRGEPCPEDSPALKAGFKTIAELGRERIIRASALIQKRFTQKTFGFKYLELSGEQDLIF
- a CDS encoding alpha/beta hydrolase family protein, producing MKTIKLDDFKNYEFLSNLKFSEDGRYAAYICAHADLTENDYNKALFLLDMETKKTKQLTGEDVNSFYGFDGDRLLFSARRTKKEKEEKEKTFVYSIPVSGGEALLAYTFPHPVLKMEFADKKTAVVLHSWKDDPFKKLPKEKAEEAKKDEADYETFEEIPFWSNGGGFTSRKRNRLFVYNLSNMKGTALTDEFTQVDGFDFDKKTQEILFTKSTYTDKMPIYNELMLMPLKTKKAKLLNGGQDFMYADAKFFKDKILYTGADGKKYGVNQDADIYLIPKTGTGAKMISPKDYDKSLWNSVGSDSRYGGGANSHVKDGKYYFITTEDDSSFLNVIDEKGELKQLITEKGSVDCFAVHEEKILFIGFRKQELQEVYLFEDKKETCLTKHNTYAAKLQKIVPEEFEFTNDGVKLHGFVLKPLNYKTGKKYPGILTIHGGPKTAYGSIFYHEMQFLAQSGYFVFYTNPRGADGMGRAFADIRGKYGTIDYSDLMKLTDEVLKKYKDIDKERVGVMGGSYGGFMTNWIIGHTNRFAAACSQRSISNWISKFGITDIGYYFNSDQNGGVTPWKGVEKMWDHSPLKYADKCKTPTLFIQSDEDYRCFEACAFQMFTALKYHGCEAKLVLFHGENHDLSRTGKPKHRIRRLTEIFNWFEKYLKK
- a CDS encoding restriction endonuclease; translation: MNYYNFRIDRRHMGELIKRLREESKVSMGWGGNKVNIDLTNSENIKERFRKAYPNIKSRKINNIRRIEYLKDDDVLVVPHLPENGRFIVGVVDGDFPACYSYIENDNTHLNHTIKLKEIYGLDGNLDIHNIEVHEWYAKLKNMQLPIYPLFRYEKVFAKLLLKLRGTPDLSLPISDLDKYNEELKLSIIQVLCKKLNNISPSSSNINFENICKYVIESYGYKYLRNHHYANGGDADLIFESSSKTSSPFESGISKLYVQVKKQTGDSNTRAVEQLVSIMKEDDCSDDVQGCAITLGSFNEDAKKLAQLEDIVLIEGEELAELFLGSLFANTEI
- a CDS encoding Rpn family recombination-promoting nuclease/putative transposase translates to MFCKVMQNEGLCKKLIEMILPDTIGKITYISIQHAINTYEQAKSIRFDVLVQTENSKFYDVEMQVSNERNIPKRMRFYQAAIDISFLDKGNSYNNLNDSFIIFICLFDVIGKNRPIYTFENICIEDKNTPLQDGTKKIIINAEAFTNTENKDLKEFLEYLKTGKAKNEFTRGIEKMIQTVKQNEQARQEYRLMSTFEMDITDKTKRETAKNMKMEKLDISLIRKITGLPIEEIEKL
- the glgX gene encoding glycogen debranching protein GlgX, translating into MMNMNDLSFFQGKASPLGAKLSRGGVNFSIFSRNAKEIVLHLFENVEDSEPIISYKLDPQINKTGDVWHVFVSGLKSWAFYLYTADGEFLPSAGFLFDENNYLLDPYARLISSHSVFNSEQTLNQINSKISDGKNQHKRTAKGFPKCVVIDDKEFDWQGDKPLNIPLQRCVIYEAHVKGFSFLNDKISPTKRGKYSGLVELIPYLKDLGITSLELLPVFDFDENENMNINPKTGIRLKNYWGYSTIAFFAPKALYAEDPGNAVNEFKFMVREFHKAGIEIILDVVFNHTAEGNENGHIFSFKGFDNSIYYHLEDNKIYYKNFSGCGNSLKTSEIPVIKFILDCLRYWVTEMHVDGFRFDLAPVLARDKTGSIDLNSFMIQAVADDSVLRSTKIIAEAWDAGGAYMVGKFPGRWAEWNDLFRNSVREFWLQPNPDIRHLATRVTGSADLYSQKGRRPYQSINFVCCHDGFTLCDLLSYSEKHNEENGENNRDGSNENLSYNHGIEGAASIEIERMRMRSAKNILTTLILSAGTPMINMGDEVFRTQNGNNNAYCQDNEMSWFDWELLNENKDLLEFTKKLINLRKTHFSFLRKHFFTGVSKTNGTPSDITWFDYQAQKPNWNAPSNFLAFLIDGNKINLESDEDDSDFYFMANSYNNDITVRLPPPSSGGKTWHRLIDTSYTDGKDFLDEEHTEQIMNQQIYVVLARTVVVLIAK
- a CDS encoding cyclic nucleotide-binding domain-containing protein, with the translated sequence MKKVPIISTIQTTVNSLKAAAKKQNIENVDIAVFDRYENIVSFFKYEMPEIKIIDFGDPNIDAEACVRVIKDDPWLLFGGIIAITNDRQEKAKLEQIKEPNFLFVCTRKDFEKNTEQIIKILNQHQHFLFNRGMHQRPDEKETGHFVSDTDPFEIVFYANLIGTYLYNTDRVNEEERSSLQTAMMEFLLNAVEHGNCNISYEEKNKWLRSGKNMLDLIAEKQKQPEIKKKKVYITYSVLPEKTKITIKDEGNGFDWRSHLEADFEAGLHGMGIKLSQTLVKNLRYNNIGNEVSFEVNNQRNIANLTPAILKSQQLLTFKHMQIVCRENEDSSDLFYISSGRYAVYVNNKLMSVLTPADIFIGEMAFLMNDRRSATVVSIGEGSLVKIPKMKFMQLIEEYPHYGIFLSRLLANRLARQSKITAKLKEEQENSK
- a CDS encoding cysteine desulfurase family protein, translated to MIYLDWAATALPQEEIITETLKKSFKYFANPSSKHFLGKDARKVLEDTRSEIAELLNTAPEHIIFTSGGTEGDYIPMLSLLSLPSPCSIAVSGIEHSAVREQAAVMKVRGYKVLQIPSDKNSFISADAVLKTIEPDTAFVSVMAVNNETGAIQPIAEIGKALEEYSKGKRRIHFHTDAVQAIGKIPFELSKLSIHSASFSGHKIGAPRGIGFLYLAKNMEAFIRGGGQENGIRPGTENLAGVLALSGCLKKYYENLDGYVCHAKELMDFLIEELSGIEGLIFIPEARPQLKDKFSPWILQFAVKELTGEVLVRCLSEKGICISTGSACSSKKQTRPVLEAMKIDAKVQQNSVRVSIGPLTQKSELEIFVKTLKETLIEFR